The following coding sequences are from one Oryzisolibacter sp. LB2S window:
- the narH gene encoding nitrate reductase subunit beta: MKIRAQIGMVLNLDKCIGCHTCSVTCKNVWTSRPGMEYAWFNNVETKPGIGYPKEWENQDKWNGGWVRQADGSIVPRQGGKWKLLMRIFANPNLPQIDDYYEPFTFDYDHLQSAPEMKSPPTARPRSLITGQRMEKIEWGPNWEEILGGEFAKRSRDVNFEQVQKDMYGQFENTFMMYLPRLCEHCLNPACVASCPSGSIYKREEDGIVLIDQDKCRGWRMCVSGCPYKKIYYNWQTGKAEKCIFCYPRIEAGQPTVCSETCVGRIRYLGVLLYDADRIQEAASVERDRDLYQAQLDIFLDPHDPEVIRQAKLDGIPDNWLEAAKNSPVYKMAVDWKIALPLHPEYRTLPMVWYVPPLSPITSAANAGHLGVNGQIPDVSQLRIPVQYLANLLTAGDTGPVVRALERMLAMRAYQRGVHVDKVQNMDVLKQVGLTQHDVQDMYQVMAIANYEDRFVIPSTHREYAENAFDVRGGCGFSFGNGCSDGATEISIFGSKKPRTIPIKAVV; encoded by the coding sequence ATGAAAATACGCGCACAAATCGGCATGGTGCTGAACCTGGACAAGTGCATCGGCTGCCACACCTGTTCCGTCACCTGCAAGAACGTCTGGACCAGCCGCCCCGGCATGGAATACGCCTGGTTCAACAACGTCGAGACCAAACCCGGCATCGGCTACCCCAAGGAATGGGAGAACCAGGACAAGTGGAACGGCGGCTGGGTGCGCCAGGCCGACGGCTCCATCGTCCCGCGCCAGGGCGGCAAGTGGAAGCTGCTCATGCGCATCTTCGCCAACCCCAACCTGCCGCAGATCGACGACTACTACGAGCCCTTCACCTTCGACTACGACCACCTGCAGTCGGCGCCCGAGATGAAGTCGCCGCCGACGGCGCGCCCGCGCAGCCTGATCACGGGCCAGCGCATGGAGAAGATCGAGTGGGGCCCGAACTGGGAGGAAATCCTCGGCGGCGAGTTCGCGAAGCGCTCGCGCGACGTGAACTTCGAGCAGGTGCAGAAGGACATGTACGGCCAGTTCGAGAACACCTTCATGATGTACCTGCCGCGCCTGTGTGAGCATTGCCTGAACCCGGCGTGCGTCGCATCGTGCCCCTCGGGCTCGATCTACAAGCGCGAGGAAGACGGCATCGTGCTCATCGACCAGGACAAGTGCCGCGGCTGGCGCATGTGCGTCTCGGGCTGCCCGTACAAGAAGATCTACTACAACTGGCAGACCGGCAAGGCCGAGAAATGCATCTTCTGCTATCCGCGCATCGAGGCAGGTCAACCCACGGTGTGCTCCGAGACCTGCGTGGGCCGCATCCGCTATCTGGGCGTGCTGCTCTACGACGCCGACCGCATCCAGGAGGCGGCCAGCGTGGAGCGCGACCGCGACCTGTACCAGGCGCAGCTCGACATCTTCCTCGACCCGCATGACCCCGAGGTGATCCGCCAGGCCAAGCTTGACGGCATCCCCGACAACTGGCTCGAGGCCGCGAAGAACAGCCCCGTCTACAAGATGGCCGTGGACTGGAAGATCGCGCTGCCGCTGCACCCCGAGTACCGCACGCTGCCCATGGTCTGGTATGTGCCGCCGCTCTCGCCGATTACCTCGGCGGCCAACGCCGGCCACCTGGGCGTCAACGGCCAGATCCCCGACGTGTCGCAGCTGCGCATTCCCGTGCAGTACCTGGCCAACCTGCTCACGGCCGGCGACACCGGCCCGGTGGTGCGCGCGCTCGAGCGCATGCTGGCCATGCGCGCCTACCAGCGCGGCGTGCATGTGGACAAGGTGCAGAACATGGACGTGCTCAAGCAGGTCGGCCTGACACAGCACGACGTGCAGGACATGTACCAGGTCATGGCGATTGCCAACTACGAGGACCGCTTCGTCATCCCCTCCACGCACCGCGAATACGCCGAGAACGCCTTCGACGTGCGCGGCGGCTGCGGCTTCTCGTTCGGCAACGGCTGCTCCGACGGCGCGACCGAGATCAGCATCTTCGGCAGCAAGAAGCCGCGCACCATCCCCATCAAGGCCGTGGTCTGA
- the narJ gene encoding nitrate reductase molybdenum cofactor assembly chaperone, with protein sequence MFKKTPESMRLTLRALARLLAYPGAELRAQMPSLIDALRTEQVLPAARVAELQALVQQVCAMDPYEAEARYVDTFDRGRQTSLHLFEHIHGDSRERGPALIDLTQTYERAGLFLDGKELPDHLGVVLEFASTQPPAVAREFLAEMAHILNALFSALQSKASPYASVVAAVLEAAGERAQSVAITPEPDMDEAWAEPEAFDGCATRGQNRPGQPQPMQFVRKARPDNSQGVAP encoded by the coding sequence ATGTTCAAGAAGACACCCGAATCCATGCGCCTGACGCTGCGGGCCCTGGCGCGCCTGCTGGCCTATCCCGGTGCCGAGCTGCGCGCGCAGATGCCCTCGCTGATCGATGCGCTGCGCACCGAGCAGGTCCTGCCCGCGGCCCGCGTGGCCGAGCTGCAGGCCCTGGTGCAGCAGGTCTGCGCCATGGACCCGTACGAGGCCGAGGCACGCTATGTCGACACCTTCGACCGCGGGCGCCAGACCTCGCTGCACCTGTTCGAGCATATCCACGGCGACTCGCGCGAGCGCGGCCCGGCCCTCATAGACCTCACGCAGACCTATGAGCGCGCCGGCCTGTTCCTCGACGGCAAGGAGCTGCCCGACCACCTCGGCGTGGTGCTGGAGTTCGCCTCCACCCAGCCGCCGGCCGTGGCGCGCGAATTCCTGGCCGAGATGGCGCACATCCTCAACGCCCTGTTCAGCGCGCTGCAGTCCAAGGCCAGCCCCTACGCGAGCGTGGTCGCCGCCGTGCTCGAGGCCGCGGGCGAGAGGGCCCAGTCCGTGGCTATCACGCCCGAGCCCGACATGGACGAGGCCTGGGCCGAGCCCGAGGCCTTCGACGGCTGCGCCACGCGCGGCCAGAACCGCCCCGGCCAACCCCAACCCATGCAATTCGTGCGCAAGGCACGCCCCGACAACTCGCAAGGAGTCGCACCATGA